The following coding sequences are from one Fimbriimonadaceae bacterium window:
- a CDS encoding peptidylprolyl isomerase yields MLTWAAAALTIAVANPRVEFLVQDRGRFTMELFADQAPKTAAHVLEITEKGFFNGILLHRRVEGFVLQSGDSKSRGWFPEDAAARPGLMSATQGLGDGGSGQTVPFEKGAGHHARGTVGMALESPGDNSGDSQWFINLAENTRLDGKYCVFGKVVKGMDVVDKAKRGDLIVWARVVK; encoded by the coding sequence ATGCTCACTTGGGCGGCCGCCGCTTTGACCATCGCCGTCGCCAACCCGCGCGTCGAGTTCCTCGTCCAAGACCGCGGCCGTTTCACCATGGAGCTCTTTGCCGACCAAGCTCCCAAGACCGCGGCCCACGTCCTGGAAATCACGGAGAAAGGCTTCTTCAACGGCATCCTTTTGCACCGTCGCGTCGAAGGCTTCGTCCTCCAGTCGGGCGACAGCAAGTCGCGGGGCTGGTTCCCCGAAGACGCCGCCGCCCGTCCCGGCCTGATGTCGGCCACTCAGGGGCTGGGTGACGGCGGGAGCGGCCAGACCGTGCCCTTCGAAAAGGGGGCCGGACACCACGCCCGGGGCACGGTGGGCATGGCCCTCGAGTCACCCGGCGACAACTCGGGCGACAGCCAATGGTTCATCAACCTGGCCGAGAACACGCGCCTTGACGGCAAGTACTGCGTCTTCGGCAAGGTCGTCAAAGGGATGGACGTGGTCGACAAGGCCAAGCGAGGCGACCTCATCGTCTGGGCCCGCGTCGTCAAGTGA
- a CDS encoding prepilin-type N-terminal cleavage/methylation domain-containing protein gives MALSRGQKAFTMIELLVVVAIIALLAALLFPVFARAKAAAKKTQCLSNLKQIGSALLLYMGDSDDRFPWAVDPIDKVRSEIWSEYPDFQSQIPYMPYLHEAVQPYIKSKEVFHCPADSGTNVLDDRPFIPFQTSPSMYQTYGTSYFFRTEIAFKAFSQDRFQYPADVNVLMDAGGHWHGDGGAMTANESEFFFGLKLRGYRYNTLYGDMHAKSLSFDQLQKAWLTEL, from the coding sequence GTGGCACTGTCACGCGGACAAAAGGCGTTCACCATGATCGAACTCCTGGTGGTGGTCGCGATCATCGCCTTGCTTGCCGCCCTGCTGTTCCCGGTCTTCGCCCGGGCCAAGGCGGCAGCCAAGAAAACCCAGTGCCTGAGCAACCTGAAGCAGATCGGCAGCGCGCTCCTGCTCTATATGGGCGACTCCGACGACCGGTTTCCTTGGGCCGTCGACCCGATCGACAAGGTCCGCTCGGAGATTTGGTCGGAGTACCCCGACTTCCAGTCCCAGATCCCTTATATGCCGTACTTGCACGAGGCTGTCCAGCCTTACATCAAGAGCAAGGAGGTCTTCCACTGCCCGGCCGACTCGGGCACCAACGTGCTTGACGACCGGCCGTTCATCCCCTTCCAGACCTCGCCCTCGATGTACCAGACCTACGGCACGTCGTACTTCTTCCGGACTGAGATCGCCTTCAAGGCGTTCAGCCAAGACCGCTTCCAGTACCCTGCCGACGTGAACGTCCTGATGGACGCCGGCGGACACTGGCACGGCGACGGCGGCGCGATGACCGCGAACGAGAGCGAGTTCTTTTTCGGCCTTAAGCTCCGCGGGTACCGTTACAACACGTTGTACGGGGACATGCACGCCAAATCACTCTCCTTTGACCAGTTGCAGAAGGCCTGGCTGACCGAGCTGTGA
- a CDS encoding amidohydrolase family protein yields the protein MTLRPYGVVQRGRLELGLELEVIDGTIVSLGPQTGMPDPYVLSPAFVNAHSHLEYRGMLGRIDDPEYVGWIRTVTRMKTEQSPEEVEADCLLAAEENVASGVAYVAEHSDRPGAAAAMRSCGLDGVVFQEVITFLEQNGPEARLARAEERRVAASHSVDKAYLNPHAPHTVDGATLGLLAGLGTPLSVHVAETVHERSFWESDDGPLAEVYRAHAVPRPWRGRLLDYLAAQGVMRPGVQLVHFCDADAQDLGQAAEAGVVVAHCPRSNERLQCPRAPVREMLDAGILVGLGLDSAASSGPVDMFAEMRAALEVSLRRSRLVTAEEVWDMATTMGARSLGQDDWEIKPGAKVPLVALDLAGCLTTDEMVGRGGPESVLWQTASGSKTSG from the coding sequence GTGACCCTTCGTCCCTACGGAGTCGTCCAGCGCGGGAGGCTGGAACTCGGCCTCGAACTCGAAGTCATCGACGGGACCATCGTCTCCCTGGGGCCCCAGACCGGCATGCCCGACCCGTATGTCCTGAGCCCCGCTTTCGTCAACGCCCATTCCCACCTGGAGTATCGGGGGATGCTGGGGCGGATCGACGACCCCGAGTACGTGGGATGGATCCGCACGGTCACGCGGATGAAGACGGAACAGTCGCCCGAAGAAGTCGAGGCCGACTGCCTCTTGGCCGCCGAGGAAAACGTCGCCAGCGGTGTCGCTTACGTCGCGGAACACAGCGACCGACCCGGTGCGGCGGCGGCGATGCGGTCTTGTGGGCTAGACGGCGTGGTGTTCCAGGAGGTCATCACCTTTCTGGAGCAGAACGGGCCGGAAGCCCGTCTGGCGAGGGCCGAAGAGCGGCGTGTCGCCGCCTCCCACAGTGTCGACAAGGCGTACTTGAACCCCCATGCCCCTCACACTGTCGACGGTGCGACCCTTGGCCTGTTGGCGGGGCTGGGCACTCCGCTCAGCGTCCACGTCGCCGAGACGGTGCATGAGAGGTCGTTTTGGGAGTCTGACGACGGGCCTCTGGCCGAGGTGTACCGGGCGCATGCGGTACCACGGCCGTGGCGGGGGCGCTTGTTGGACTATTTGGCGGCGCAGGGCGTGATGCGGCCTGGTGTCCAACTGGTGCACTTTTGCGACGCCGACGCCCAAGACTTGGGCCAGGCCGCCGAGGCGGGGGTCGTCGTGGCCCATTGCCCCCGCTCAAACGAGCGGCTCCAGTGCCCACGGGCGCCGGTTCGGGAGATGTTGGACGCGGGGATCTTGGTCGGACTCGGATTGGACTCGGCGGCGTCTTCGGGGCCGGTGGACATGTTCGCCGAGATGCGTGCGGCCCTGGAAGTCTCATTACGGCGGTCTCGACTGGTGACGGCGGAGGAGGTCTGGGACATGGCGACGACGATGGGGGCCCGGTCGCTTGGCCAGGACGATTGGGAGATCAAACCCGGCGCAAAGGTGCCTTTAGTCGCCCTTGACCTCGCCGGTTGCCTGACCACTGACGAAATGGTCGGGCGCGGCGGGCCAGAATCGGTGTTGTGGCAAACCGCGAGCGGCTCGAAGACCTCTGGGTGA
- a CDS encoding LCP family protein, whose amino-acid sequence MQRASKPVKWKKVVGTTFYVLGLVLVLAVFSVFAWLKSGSVTSKIVSKVFTFNPKPPAEAFRGENGPLDHLTVLVLGCDEDLTTGGAKVTNANARSDMMLVARLDFANNEITALSVPRDLEFNLSTYDNKVHKMNAFHAYGGDALTTEAVEALLGIKVDRTTTINFEAFQNIVDMLGGVTVDVDKDMKYTDRAGNLFINLKKGEQKLNGYKAMGFVRFRHNDSDYARQERQKQFLVAMKNQALANFWVMPGALDKAMALAGGEFNADEFSSLILFAKGVKPADIRMGMVPVTEKDRRVRLDKSKLKDALVAFDFIEGPEPKVAEKKPAKGTPRA is encoded by the coding sequence ATGCAGCGCGCTTCCAAGCCCGTCAAATGGAAAAAGGTCGTCGGGACGACGTTCTACGTGCTTGGCCTCGTGCTCGTGCTCGCGGTCTTCTCCGTCTTCGCCTGGCTGAAGTCCGGAAGCGTCACCAGCAAGATCGTCAGTAAGGTCTTCACCTTCAACCCGAAGCCGCCTGCCGAGGCCTTCCGGGGTGAGAACGGGCCCCTCGACCACTTGACGGTCCTCGTCCTGGGCTGCGACGAAGACCTGACCACGGGCGGGGCCAAGGTCACCAACGCCAACGCGCGCAGCGACATGATGCTTGTCGCCCGCCTCGATTTCGCCAACAACGAGATCACCGCATTGTCGGTGCCCCGTGACCTGGAGTTCAACCTCTCGACCTACGACAACAAGGTCCACAAGATGAACGCGTTCCACGCCTACGGCGGCGACGCCCTCACCACCGAGGCCGTGGAGGCCCTGCTCGGCATCAAGGTGGACCGGACGACCACGATCAACTTTGAGGCGTTCCAGAACATCGTCGACATGCTGGGTGGAGTCACGGTCGACGTCGACAAGGACATGAAGTACACCGACCGGGCCGGCAACTTGTTCATCAACCTCAAGAAGGGCGAGCAAAAGCTGAACGGCTACAAGGCGATGGGCTTCGTCCGTTTCCGTCACAACGACAGCGACTACGCCCGCCAAGAGAGGCAGAAGCAGTTCCTCGTCGCGATGAAGAACCAGGCCTTGGCCAACTTCTGGGTCATGCCCGGCGCCCTTGACAAGGCGATGGCCCTGGCCGGCGGCGAGTTCAATGCGGACGAGTTTTCTTCCTTGATCCTCTTCGCCAAGGGGGTCAAGCCCGCCGACATCCGGATGGGGATGGTGCCCGTCACCGAGAAAGACCGCAGGGTCCGGCTTGACAAATCCAAGCTGAAGGACGCCCTTGTCGCCTTCGACTTTATCGAGGGCCCCGAGCCGAAGGTCGCCGAAAAGAAGCCGGCCAAGGGGACGCCCCGAGCGTGA